CACTCGCCCTGTAGGACGAGTTCTACTTGAGTGAAATCTCCGTGACTATATCGCAAAAAAGAAAACCACACGTTTCTTCCAGAAATTAGAAAACGCGtatacattttaataattttttttaaacactaCAACATGCTCAGAAGTATAGCATACAAGTACATTTCTGTCCAACCAAAaaaccataaaatatttgaatttcggtatataagttaaaaaaattaaaatattttttaattttttaaacactacaacatcccagcaaaaaaatttggaagttcttccaaaggcacaactttaaaagcacttccagaagatacactcccaatgatgctctttattttaactgtccaggaagttcttttaatgaaattttttataacttattttattatatttttaataggtaattttaacttttttgtttcaaaacagtgtaagaattcataaaatggtgccaatcatttaaattttgtcaaaaaaaaaatactaaatccaatctgaaaaaattgtgcatttttgaaaagcaTTAGAATctactaaaaattataaaaaattataaaaaatatttattttacaaaatatcacagaattttttaatatacatccaaaacattgaattcggatcacacctaaagaagtgatgcaaattcagtgcaacggttgttgaaatggaggacttccgtattatgacaagcccatgttaaattcattgcttctgcgtcaagtttacaccactttcggatccaaaaagaacattttcattacttttatggcgacgcttttttttgctgggatgctcaGAAGTATAGCATACATTTCTAAATCATATGGTTTTATAATCAcctccatagaatggtgacgggggtcttaaaaaaagtttgtcattccgtttataacacatcaaaatatcgatttccgactatataaagtattcttgatcagggagaaattcaaagacgatataagcatgtccgcctgtccgtctgtatgtctgttgtaatcacggtacagtcttcaataatgaagcaatcgtgctgaaattttgcacaaactcgtcttttgtctgcaggcaggtcaagttcgaagatgggctatatcggtccaggttttgatatagtgcccatataaacgaccccggatttggggtctagggcttatagaaaccgtagtttttatccaatttgcctgaaattgaaaatcttgagatattctaggaccgtaaaggggtgtgccgaaaatagtaagtatcggtcaatgttttggtatagcccccatatagaccaatcaccCGATTTTAATTATtggccttatagaaaccgtagtttttatcccatttgcctgaaattggaagtctagaggtattttaggaccattaaaaagtgtgtcaaaaatagtgagtataggcccatgttttgctatagccaccatatagaccgatctcccgattttccttcttgggcttgtagaatccgtagtttttatcaaatttagctCAAATTGGATATCAACCAtgcagaggtgtgctaaaaatggtcaatatcggtccatgttttggaatagtccccatatagaccgatatcccgattttatttccttggcttatagaaaccgtagttttttaccaatttgactgaaattggaaatctggaggtattttaggaccataaagaggtgtgccaaaaatagtgagtatcggtctatggtttggtatagcccccgtatagaccTATATCCCGAATTTACTtccttggcttatagaaaccgtagtttttatccaatttgactgaaattggaaatctggaggtattttaggaccataaagaggtgagccaaaaatggtgagtatctgtctatggtttggtatagcccccgtatagacctatatccacattttacttccttggcttgtagaaaccgtagtttttgtccaatttgtctgaaattggaaatctagtggtattttaggaccataaagaggtgtaccaaaaatggtgagcatctgtctatgttttggtatagcccccgtttagaccgatatcccgattttacttccttgGCTTATAGTGACCGTAgttcttatccaatttgcctgaaattggaaatctagaggcattttaggactattaagaggtggtgagtatcggtctatgttttggtatagcccccatatagaccgatatcccgatttaactccttgggtttctacaaaccgtagtttttatccgatttgcctgaaattgtaaatattctgtttTGTTTGGATAATAACTCCTTCtggataaacctttataattAACATTGTCCAGAAATACACCATATTTATTTATCATCAATTAAACCATTTATTTAAATcccaatgtaaaaaacaaaaattccttattaattttgaaaattccaaaacatgtacaaaattttctattctccCCTGCTTCATAATGTATTTAAAGTACATCACCATGGTAACCATGACCATAACCATAATTATGACCATATGTGCCATACGATTTCAAAATTGGTCCTGTGCCATAGGTGGTATAAGCCGAGTCAATATATGGACTTACGCCATAACCATGATCCAGAGGACTTCCATAAGCTTTTAGAACAGGAGCTACTGGTGCATAGGTTTTCAATAAGGGAGCTGAATATGATTTAATCACTGGAGCTACCAAAGGTTGTACAACGTGAGCTGATGAGTGAACTTGAGATATTGACTGATGAGATACAGCAGTGGGAATACTTTTGACCACAGAACCAACATGAGCATAGGCAGGTTCATGGACTAGTGTAGTAGCTACTGGTGACCCATAGGCTAAATGATGATCATCCAAATAACCAGGACGAGCAGCGACAATGGCGAAGACGGCAGCGAGGAGAACAAACTGTTGGTGAGAAGAGggaataaaaagttaattagatTTCGAAGAAtatttcaccaatgtggtatcacaatggactgaatagtcaaagtgagcctgatatatcgggctgccacctaacctaagaatatttaatttatctttaaaataagatttGTGGGGTATTTGTGAATTTAGGTAATAAACTGATcctaaattctaccaaaactgtaATGCTATACCAAAGTAGAATCTAGTAGTGTCCAAAACTGACACTGAAACCGGATAGTGAAAAAATCGCATTTTCGGTTAATCGCGAAAACCGGTTTTTGACCATCAGTTTATCGGGTTTcggtatttcaatgaaatttatacGAGTACATATATACTTTGTCATATATTTCTTCGGAAAGTATAactttttgtagagaaatactgAAAGTGAGAAACACTTGACAACTTACAATCacaattgccacagttggtggaattcaaaaaaaaaaaaatggtagttttttttttactgtttggtagattggtagaattcttgatgttttgatttctttagattatttttagaaataaaattttctgtattaatagaattttcgaaaaattttcaatagaaataaaattgtgacaaaattttccatagaaataaaattttgacaaatttcttttatagaaattaaattttgacaaaattttccatagaaataaaattttgacaaatttattttatagaaattaaattttggcaaaattttcaatagaaataaaattttgaaaaaatgtgtttttttaattttgacaaaattttatatagaaacaaaattctataaaaaaaatttatatagaaataaattaaaaaaaaaaaatttatagaagtaaaattttgacaaaatttttatagacataaaattttgacaaaattttctatagaaataaaattttaacaaaattttctatagaaataaaatgttggcaaaattttctatagaaataaaattttgagaaatttcttttatagaaataaaattttgacaaaattttctatagaaaaaaaatgttggcaaaattttctacagaaataaaatttgacaaaattttctatagaaataaaattttaacacaattttctatagaaataaaatgttggcaaaattttctacagaaataaaatttgacaaaatttttttttttaattttgaaaaaattttatatagaaataaaattttaaaaaaattttctatagaaataaaattttgacaaaatttttatagacataagattttgacaaaattttatttaggaaaaaaattttaacaaaattatctatagacataaaatgttggcaaaattttctatagaaataaaattttgacaaaatattctatagaaataaaattttgacaaatttttttttaaacataaaatttttacaaaattttatttagaaataaaattttaacaaaattttctatagaaataaaatgttggcaaaattttctacagaaataaaatttgacaaaattttctatagaaataaaattttgacaaaaattttttttaaacataaaatttttacaaaattttatttacaaataaaattttaacaaaattttctatagaaataaaatgttggcaaaatttttaacacaaataaaatttgacaaaattttctatagaaataaaattttgaaaatttcttttatagaaataaaattttgacaaaattttctatagaaaaaaaatgttggcaaaattttctacagaaataaaatttgacaacatattttttaaacataaatgttttacaaaattttatatagaaataaaattttgacaaaattttctatagaaaaaaaatgttggcaaaattttttacagaaataaaatttgacaaaattttctatagaaataaaattttaacaattttttttatttatttagaaataaaattttaacaaaattttctgtagaaataaaattatgacaaatttcttttatagaaataaaattttgacacaattttctatagaaataaaaatttgacaaaattttctataaaaacacaaattggcaaaattttctacaaaaataaaatttgacaaaattttctacagaaataaaatttgacaaaattttctataggaataaaatgttgacaaaattttttatagaaataaaattttgattttttaagtttggtagctttttggtaaaacttgagttattttgttttttttttttcgatcttttttttttaaataatgttctatatttgattatattttgttaaaactttcttcaaatttatatttatgctGCACTATTGTTTTTACAGATTACGGATATTATCGGTATCTTGTCAAATTATCGGGTCGAACACTATTCTTGTGGGAATATTTTCCCTTTTTATCATAAGTTTTTGCGCGGGCACTTGTACCTCCTTAAAGTATGcaaggaaatttttgtatagtagaAAAAAGAAACCGGGTTAATATCAAATTTATATGTACGATTTAacaattctatataaaacactGATATGAAGACGTTTAACTTTCTTTATGAATAGTTGCAAACTTTCTGTGCCAACTTTTATTGGGAGAGACACCTTTTTTGTGATACTGGTTAGAAATTCTCACAAACCAATAGTCCAGCCAAACTCTGATTTTTCGTGTTTTCATATTAAATATCTTTACATAGAATATCAAATATGAGACTCACCAATTTGTACATTTTGACTGAAGTTGTTTTAATCCTTAATTTACGTTGTTAAGTCTAAGAAATGCTTGTTGCGATTGATAACTTCTTAAGATACATGCATGGCTTATATAGTCtgccctaacataattaaaaaatcccaaactaattttaattttgtggttatttatttttttttaattatatttttgtgttgACATAATTAGTTTATGACCCAGATGTTACAGTATCTACTAATGTAAAGGTGTATGAGTATGTTGGTGTTGATGTTACAGAGAACCTTACTCACTCTGGCCGAAACTATTTCAagttaaaacctaaaaaaatacatttttgacagccaataaaatatagactAAACCAAGCGTCACCAGAAGTAACACTTTGGTCATTACgttaattaaatttgattttgtttttaaataatcaaaattattgcctctagtgtgccaaaaacaaaaacacattttgcttttattttttgcacATTGTCTTTTGGGCGAGGCTATATTTAATTgacttaatttcaattaatgatCTATTTAATGATTGCATGTCGAAAGACTCAAAAATTGAGTGATCAATTTATTCCAGATGattaacataatgattctaactaaaaaatcttaaaacatTTATAGACAGAGGCAATagaacaaataacaaaattgccCAGTTTGACCCGGTATCAGCTCATATATATTCCATCATGTAAACGACAATGGACCCCAATTCATAGAAGAGAATGTGCTGGATAGTGATCAcagttaccacagttggtagaattctacaaaaaatggtagatttgttactgtttcgtagattggtagaattcttgttttttagattttgcaaaatattcgtcTCCAAcaggaggtacttcacaaattttctatagaaataaaattttgtcaaaattttctatagaaataaaattttgacaaaattttctatgaacatacaattttaacaaaattttctatagagataaaattttgacaaaattttctatagaaatacaattttgacaaaaattttctttagagataaaattttgacaaaatttttatagagataaaattttgacaaaattttctatagagataaaatgttgacaaattttctataaaataaaattttgacaaaattttctatagaaataaaattttgacaaaattttctatagaaataaaattttgacaaaattttctgtagaaataaaattttgacaaaattttctatagagataaatttttgacaaattttctatagagataaaattttgacaaaattttctatagaaataaaattttgacaacattttctatagaaataaaattttgacaaaattttctatacaaataaaattttgagaaaattttctatagaaataaaattttgacaaaattttctaaagaaataaaattttgacaaaattttcaaaagaaataaaattttgacaaaattttttataaacacaaaattttaacaaaattttctatagaaataaaattttaacaaaattttctatagaaataaaattttaacaaaatttactatagaaataaagtgttggcaaaattttctatagaaataaaatgttagcaaaattttctatagaaataaaattttgacacaattttctatagaaaaaaatgttggcgaaattttctacagaaataaaatttgacaaaattttcgatagaaataaaattttgacaacattttctatagaaataaaattttctatagaaataaaattttgacaaaattttttataaagataaaatttgaccaaattttctagaaaaataaaattttgacaaaatctctataaaaataaaattttgacaaaattttctatagaaataaaattttgacaaaattttctaaagaaataaaattttgacaaaattttcaaaagaaattaaattttgacaaaattttatataaagataaaatttgacaaaattttctatatagataaaattttgacaagattttctgtagagataaaattttgacaaaatattctaaacagataaaattttgacaaaattttctgaagaaataaaattttgacaaacttttctatagagataaaattttgaattttctatacatataaaattttgacaaaattttctatggaaataaaattttgacaaagtttcctaaagaaataaaattttgacaaaattttctataaagataaaattttgacaaaattttctaacgtaataaaattttgacaaaattttctataaagataaaattttgaaaaatttttctatagagatataattttgtccaaatttacgatagaaataaaattttgacaacattttctatagaaataaaatttttacaaaattttctatagaaataaaattttgacaacattttctaaagaaataaaattttgacaaaattttttaaagaaataaaattttgacaaaattttctaaagcaataaaattttgacaaaatgttctataaagataaacttttgacaaaattttctataaagataaaattttgacaacattttctaaagaaataaaattttgacaaaatattctatagaaataaaatttagacaaaattttctatagagataaaattttgacaaaattttctaaagaaataaaattttgacaaaattttctatagaaataaaattttgacaaaattttctatagaaataaaattttgacaaagttttctatagaaataaaattttgacaaaattttctatagagataaaattttgacaaaattttcgatagaaataaaattttgacaaaatgttccatagaaataaaattttgacaatattttctatagagataaaattttgacaaaattttctaaagaaataaaattttgacaaaattttctatagaaataaaattttgacaaaattttctatagaaataaaattttgacaaaattttctatagaaataaaatgttgacaaaattttctatagaaatacaattttgacagcattttctataaagataacattttgacaaaaattttctttagagatacaattttgacaaaatttttatagagataaaattttgacaaaattttctatagaaataaaattttgacaaaattttctatagagataaaattttgacaaaattttctatagagataaaattttgacaaaattttctatagaaataaaattttgacaacattttctatagaaataaaattttggcaaaattttctatacaaataaaattttgagaaaattttctatagaaataaaattttgacaaaattttctaaagaaataaaattttgacaaaattttcaaaagaaataaaattttgacaaaattttttataaacacaaaattttaacaaaattttctatagaaataaaattttaacaaaattttctatagaaataaagtgttggcaaaattttctatagaaataaaatgttagcaaaattttctatagaaataaaattttgacacaattttctatagaaaaaaaatgttggcgaaattttctacagaaataaaatttgacaaaattttcgatagaaataaaattttgacaacattttctatagaaataaaattttgacaaaattatctatagaaataaaattttgaccaaattttctagaaaaataaaattttgacaaaatctctataaaaataaaattttgacaaaattttctatagaaataaaattttgacaaaattttctaaagaaataaaattttgacaaaattttcaaaagaaattaaattttgacaaaattttctataaagataaaatttgacaaaattttctatatagataaaattttgacaagattttctgtagagataaaattttgacaaaatattctaaacagataaaattttgacaaaattttctgaagaaataaaattttgacaaacttttctatagagataaaattttgaattttctatagagagaaattttctatagagaaaattttgaattttctatacatataaaattttgacaaaattttctatggaaataaaattttgacaaagtttcctaaagaaataaaattttgacaaaattttctataaagataaaattttgacaaaattttctaacgtaataaaattttgacaaaattttctaacgtaataaaattttgacaaaattttctataaagataaaattttgacaaatttttctatagagatataattttgtccaaattttcgatagaaataaaattttgacaacattttctatagaaataaaatttttacaaaattttctatagaaataaaattttgacaacattttctaaagaaataatattttgacaaaatttttaaagaaataaaattttgacaaaattttctaaagcaataaaattttgacaaaattttctataaagataaacttttgacaaaattttctataaagataaaattttgacaacattttctaaagaaataaaattttgacaaaatattctatagaaataaaatttagacaaaattttctatagagataaaatattgacaaaattttctaaagaaataaaattttgacaaaattttctatagaaataaaattttgacaaaattttctatagaaataaaattttgacaaagttttctatagaaataaaattttgacaaaattttctatagagataaaattttgacaaaattttctatagaaataaaattttgacaaaatgttccatagaactaaaattttgacaatattttctatagagataaaattttgacaaaattttctaaagaaataaaattttgacaaaattttctatagaaataaaattttgacaaaattttctatagaaataaaattttgacaaaattttctatagaaataaaatgttgacaaaattttctatagaaatacaattttgacagcattttctataaagataacattttgacaaaattttctatagaaataaaaatttta
This is a stretch of genomic DNA from Haematobia irritans isolate KBUSLIRL chromosome 4, ASM5000362v1, whole genome shotgun sequence. It encodes these proteins:
- the LOC142234414 gene encoding uncharacterized protein LOC142234414 — protein: MYKLFVLLAAVFAIVAARPGYLDDHHLAYGSPVATTLVHEPAYAHVGSVVKSIPTAVSHQSISQVHSSAHVVQPLVAPVIKSYSAPLLKTYAPVAPVLKAYGSPLDHGYGVSPYIDSAYTTYGTGPILKSYGTYGHNYGYGHGYHGDVL